The DNA segment TTGAGTACTGGGGAGAAgtgggagctcaggcacagccctgtgttTAGCATTTCCTATTgcagtgctctgcagagcttccTGCTTGCTTTCAGCAGGTTGCCAGCTTATGTTTCAACACCTGCCTCTTTTAATAATGCATAAACCCCTGAATTTGGGGTTTGGATTCCACTACAAGAGTGAAGCAGCTAAACTGTCTGTGGTTCAGGCACCCTTTGTGACCTGAAAGAAACAGTGAGAATGGTTTTCTTAAACCAAGTTCTGTGGATGGTATTTGTGCAGAGGTACGCACAGCATACCTTTGGTCCTGGATGGCCTCAGGGACTGGCTTCAACCTTAAAGACAAACAATCTTTCTTTGCACGACTGCGATACATACAGGGGCTACTAATATTGCCGCTgctaatttttcttcctttttgggGGTAATTGAGCCTGAATGGGTTGCTCCTATATAGTATTCCTTTCCCAGGTGGAAGAAATGCATGTCATTACAGGCCACTTGCTTTCTATTGCCGCAGAatgcagaaaatgcttttttaaagacGCAGACATTGTCTTTTCATGGTGTgctataaaaagaaattttagttTTTTCATAGCTTTATTCATGATGAGAGGACACTTCAGCCTATGTGAGCTCTCAAGTCTCCACTCTAGGTTTGTACGGTTCAGGTGGTAGGCCAGTCATTTTCATTGGGTAGTATTATTATCATTTGTCTggcaaaaaaacaacccaaactcCCTGTCCTTGCAGCTGACAGTACCTGGTGTAGTCCTAAGATGATTATGTGATCTTCTGCAATGCTGTAGTGATGGGTGAATAAAGTGTCATTCCAAAGCATTAGCAAACACCAAACTGGGAGCTAGTTTACCCATGGAAACATGACACAGCAGCATAAAATACAGGACTAACAGAGACTTCTGTGAGCACCCTTGTGTGGcctttatcagaaaaaaagtagCTATTTGGGGAAGGGTTTCTTTGGtggtttaaaatttttttataggaaaaagaagaaagtgggGAATTTTGAAATAgatacaatgaaaaataaagctgcCATTGGACAAAGTGTaagctggttttctttttaattaacagACTTgttaaattttacattttcaagtattttatcTGATGACTATAAGGGAATACAACTGTATCAGGATTCTTCAGAGGTTTTTGATACAGTCAGTCAAGTATAATATAGTTGTGATATGTGATTTGTGTGCAATGGCTTCCTCTAAATAACATGTACTTTTGAAATTCACTTATTCCAACGGTTGGTTTACAATGTTTGCAAACCTCATACACGGCCTATGTGTTAAAATGTACAACTGGCTTGTTCCTCCACCCTGCATTAACTATTAGCCTGGCTGGTGTCATCCATTCTGCAGCATGACATGGTGTCTAGTGTTGTTAGAGCATGTGTCCATCCTGTCTTGTGTTTCCTGTGtctttctgtctgtcctgcagtgtttgtctgtgtgtgtctattTATAGATGAAGGGGCAGAGGATAATGTGGGACTGCTACAGCACTGCCCCACCTGTGGGCCTGCTGCCGGCAGTGAGTGGCGTAAACACCTGGCCCCCTCCATTTCAGTGTCTGTGCCTGATGATGAGCCCTACAATTCCGATGAGGAGTACTATGAACACCCTTTGTTCAGCTCCGAGTGGACTGGCTCTAGTacacatcccagtgccacagtGAAGAGCAGAGAGGTCTTGTTGGGCCATGATGAAGGTGAACTGAGCATTGTCCCATTCGGTTCCTCTTCCCCTCTACCCACCTTCCATCCATTCCATTCTATACGTGCCTGGGATTGCAGCCTTCTGGGGAGGGAAACCTAGTTGTATTTTTTCCCTACATGGAAGTAATGGCCCTCAAAGAGTCTCTTCATGTCAAGGTAAAGCTGTAGCCTGAGCAAGGAATGCAGCTTTGGGGTCAGTGTAACCATGGTCCCTGCTTAAATCAGGGCTCTTGTTCTCCAGACCCGGCTTTTAGCAGAAGCAAAAGGAGCAGATAGTTCAAAGAAGTGGAagccattttttcctttgtgccaGAAAAATACTGCTGAGAACAATGTGCAAACTAGGCCAAAAGATGGTTACTCGAGGTAAGTCAGTTAACACAatggggaaaaaccccacatcTATACCAAAGACAGCTGTGGGAGGTTCGAGGTCTTTAATTTTCTGGTAGGCAAAGTCAGTAAGTTTTACCTCAGTGTAGACAGACAATTTCAGCAGTATTGGgtcatgtttcattttcagctgttttgtgGACACACCCCATTAGCATTGTACCAGCAGATtgaaaacaaggaggaaaagaagattTATTGTCTCTCTGTACCTCCTTTTTCTATGACCTGAGCACATCAGTAAATAGTATTTTATTAGTGGGTGTTACATAAAAGTGAAATGGCTTGAGACACAGGAGCTGAAGTTAAAATCAGTACTGAAAGGTTTGTCTCTCAGGAGGATGGAGCTGTGTGCTTGAAACTGCTTACTGGGTGGTTTCAAGAAAACCAGAGTTGCTCTGAATTAACCGGGCAATATAGCCTAATACTACAACAGCACCAGTAAGAGATCAATGCTAATAACTGAAGATTGTTAATGTCAGCATGTCTGCCTGAAGCTCAGAGAGATAAAAAATCAATACAGCTTGAGTGCCTATACCTGTACTTAGAGCACTCCTGGCCTGGTTAGTTCTTAGGCAGCTTCCTTTTCAGTCATATGCATCTGCCTCTGGTGAAAGTCTAAGATCTCAGAACATCTATGTGGGGTAAAATAAAAAGGGGAATAAGCTAGATCATAAGTGAGGAGatagtaattttaaaacagtCCCACTCAATTGCTGCCAGTAGGCTGGCAGTCTGCTTGGCATTAGAGTCTGCTGCACTAAGGCAGAATATTGGATTCCTTCATTAAGTCAGGGATAACTTTCTAGTttgagtaattatttttaatcacatAGTATTGTGTGAAGTGTCTCAGGAAATGGAGCTATATACCTGGAACTGCTGAGAGTAAAATTAGAGGCTTTCCCTAACACTTTTAATTGAAAGAGATGCACATACAAAACTACATAaaattggaaaaagaaaagtaagttacTCAAGTCAGGGCCTCTTACAGCTGGAGGGAGACCTGCTGTCCTGCCAGTCAGCTTTTACAATTTGCTCATGGGTAAATATCCCTGTAATGCTCAGGCATTGGTCCAGGTTTGATTCTGAATCTTCTGGCTTCTGTTCATTTAAGATATTGTGTCTAACCCTAACTATTTTATATGTTATGAATAGTGTTGTTCTTTACATAATGATATTTCTCAGACTCAAATAGTGTTCATGTTCCTTAAATCACTCTTTTAAAGGGCATAACTGGAAGAGATGATTGTCTGGTCTTCACTGGGCCAATCTCAGGAGGAAAATCAAGCACTTGTAAAGACGTTTTATTTTAATGCCAAGGGGCTGGATGCAGCCACTTCCAGATTCAAAACCACTTTGTTCTAAATCTGACTCAGCAAAGTACGTAATCATAAGACACACTTTAAACCCAGGAGGGTCATCAGGTTGCCTGCAGCATGGCTGCTGGTCAGCTGCTTAACTATGATGCCTTGAGACACCCCAGAAAGCAGGACTTGAAGCCAAGTTAGtatgggataagataaaaaggtagacTCTTTAATGTCTAGGCTTAGGGCCTTCAGGAATACATGAGGACGCTCCCCAAACACTGattttctatggtttttatacTATTGTTCACCCAATCCCCTattcacacatctctcagtccagccgCGTCCTGCCCACGGCATACCCcgtcaggatttgagtctgggggacagtgggatctcttcatcatcatctttctcttcctcGTAGCACACAGGAATACTTGGAGGTCTTCCAGCATTCTGTTTTCGAGGTCGTtggcttatgtttatgtcttgtaGAACAGGCCTTAAAATATTattcagccttctaccttgaaaagaagtctaaatAACTAATGGAAGGTCAGGCATTGATATGGGATGGGGGTTAGAATATATAAACACTGAATttaagctgccagaaatattaacaaCACTAAATATGCATTTTCACTACAGTTagaagtacttctaaaatctataaaaactAAAAAGTCAAAAATGAAAACCCCCTGAGGCATCACTGTGTTGCTGAATCACAGGTTTCACACTTAATCCTGACTTCTTATCTGGAGGAATATTAATAGCGCATAGTAAATTTTGTCTGAGTAGCAGTGGCAGGAGTACATGGAGACTTTTCTAATCATTCTTCTGCCATGGCATGACTAAAGACTGTTATTGATGTTACTATACTGTTTCTAGCAGCCTGTAAGCAGAGTGATATATTTTAGAGATTCAGATGAACAAATAGTTTTATTGAATTCATTGGTTTCTTTGACTTAATTGGTGATGAGGGGGCTAGTGGGCAAAGAGCAAAGCAAATTAAGGGTCTTTCTGTTAAAACTGGAATTTTCACATATAGATTTCAGATATCAGACAGCTTAAGGATGAACTTGTTTGTAAACCTGTTCAATGTATTGGCTAAAATCTTGCAAAAATGTTAGTTATCAGCCATGCACAAAGCCCGTTAAGACTATGGAAGTGCTCAGTATTGTGCCAAATCCAGGATTCATGCAATAGATTGACTTGCTGGCATTTAGCAGTCAATATTACCAAGGTCAGTGGAAAGCAATCAGTGCCTCATACCTTCCTTCACCTGAGTTGAATGTCTTGTACTGGATTAAACAGCACATTTATCAGAAAAATATCAGTGTGCTTTTTGCTCATTGATGCATTGATGTTTTCGGAGGCATACATCATTCAATACCATCTCCATTTTGAATACCATCTCCCTTTGCAATGACTATTTGACTCACAGTCATCACTGGGAGAGGTATACCTGTAGAACACTTTCAGCTCCCCTCTTACAGCATAACCATGTTTCTCTAGGGAAGACAGgatttcagtttggtttttttccctaaggaAAATTGATTTCCATGGTGACTAAAAAGGACTGGATGCTAAAAGCCCTTTGACACACTTAAATCCAAAATGTTGAGCTGAAAGTGTTCTGTAAAAGCAGTCCTGTTCAGCTGTGTGCTTGATGTTTACTGTTGGTGTTGATGTCACCTCCTTTTTCCATCCTCAAGAAGAAGAACTGGTAAAGAGTCCAGTGGCTGTAGAAGCAAaacctgctgctcttcctgggATGCAAATGGGAAAAGAGCACGGTCCCACTGAGTCTTTGGACCAGGCAAAGGGCCTCTGTGAGGGTCAGTCGTGTTCTGATTCAGAGGCCAAAGTGTGTTCTGAAGACAAAGTGCCAAGTGTGGCATCCAGCAGGGAGAGTGTAACTGTTATGGCGGGAACACCCCGAAAGATGCATCCCCCTCCTTGGCTGAGGAAAGTGTGTCCTCTAGGTTTGCATGTGTTTGCTGCTGGTTAATCCTTCTCCAACTTTCTCCAGTGCTTTCCAAGgctgcttcattttctgtttttcccatttattgGTATGACTGCTCTTGTTATTATGCTTGAAGAGTGTGTAGCAGATAATGATTGCATAGGTGCTGTATGACAACATGGTTTCCCACTGCTGCGGCTGATTCCTGATTTTTGACTTTGCCATGATGAAATGTGCTTTGCAGCTAAGctgatgcctttttttcccatctctgaTATGTTTGCCAGTCACATTGCTAAtctgtgtatattttttttttggtgcagaGATTCATCTGCTTTTTCAAACAGCAGATTTATTGCCTTTGACTATGACATAAAGATACTTGAACtgtagaaatgttttcatttgcagtGTGCaggtgttttgttggtttggtttggtttttttgtgtgcgCTTCAGTGCCTGCTGGTTTAGTTGCCTTAAAGTTATTGCTTCTTACGTCATACCGTTGCCATTCATTGAGTCCACCCTTCCTCTCTTCAGTTGTTGCTAGAACTCtgattttttgtgtgtcttaCCTTATTACAAATGTTTAACCCTGCTGGAGTGCCCTTCTTAGGAAAAACTTCCGTCACTTCCGGGGGACATTTACCTTCAAAGTGAAGGCTAAAATTGGGTGCATTGGGTGAAGTTCTGATCTGTTCTCTGAACAAAATATTTGCTGCAATAGTCTTTCAGTACATAAAAACTAGGCTTCAGGATTTCCCTTTTAATGGTGTTTCTCTTCAGCCAGTGCAACAAGATACAAAGACCACTTGTGTGGAATAGTGATGTACCCACGCCCTACGTGGCTAATAAGTGCTGCATTTGGGAGGCAGGTGTTCTGGCTGGCCTATCTGCAGAACACTGAATTCCTTTGGCAGTCAGAATATGTTTTGATGCCATTGGTATTGTTCATTTGTACTACAGTAAGAGGCACAGTAGGatgcacagagaaaagcagtatCTAGCTATTTAATTCCTGTGAAATTAGAACTACATCAGCTCGGTGACCAACCATGTCTGTATACTTTATAGAGTTTTCAATTCAGTCACcaaatataaaaacataaagtAGCAAAATTACTGTAGTTGTAGACTTCTGATTTGACTACCTGTGGAGTTTCAAATGGCAGTTGCTTTTTGGACTCAATATTAACATACgcaaatatttaaagaatgACCAATACTTGGGTACTAAttgttctaaaaaaaaatcagattcatCAGAGCAAAAAAATGGCTCCATGGACTTCAAATCAGATCTGAGGAAATACCGCGTTGGCCCAATGCTGGTTGTAACAAGCTTtagaaaaaactatttttttacaGATCACTGCAGAAAGATCTGCCACATTCTGCAGTCTGGTCATATTTTCAATGATAGGAAGTTTTCAGAATTATGGGAACCATTGTTTTCCATATGATATTAAAAAGAGATCAAGCTATTAATGTTTAATAGagcatatattaaaaaaatctaacaaGATATTACTCTCTGAAAATACAGTGACAGGGTAtaagataatattttttgtttcaaattagCTTAATAAGGTCAATCAAGTGTTCTTTGACTTCAGTTACAGCTGTAGGTGACTGACCATTTTGAAGACCAGGCCTTCAAGATCCGGGTCTGTTAATAGATCTGTTGCTGATTTACACATGGTGGGTTTGTGACAGTAGTGAGATTTTTGTCATTTGCCAAACAGTGAATGTTAAAAGTTGgtacaattaaaaaaagagcCTCTTCTGGCACGTTCAAAACCTTTTGCATGCATTATCTCTTTAGTTTAGGCTGCATATagaacaaaaatgcaaaaaagaggcagaaaggtGAAACTACTTATGCTTTAAATATCACAACACACAAATACATGATCGATTTGATTAAAGTTACAGACGTGACTAATGCAGAACTAACATAAAGCTATGGAGTCCAGCAAAGCTACCAATGAAGTGAGGATTATGTGTGGGTTTGCTGTTATATACAAAATCATGAAGGAGAAGAATTCACATGAAATCATCTCATTTCAGTGGTCACATTTATATGTGTAAAACTCATATTTTCACTATAAAACCTCATATACTGAAACAAAACTAGGATTTAAGACTCTAAAGCAGATTTCTAGGTGGATGGCCTTGCTGCATGTTTGcatctttcttcctctccattCCATCATTCATACCAAGGTGTTGTAAGCCACATGACTGCCTGTCTGTAAGTGCTTTAAATAATATTGttataaaactgaaacaaactACTTCAGATTTACTTGCAGCCACGAAGATGGAATTCCATGTCCAGGAGGTTGCACGCCCTTTCGCAGCAGGACCATTAGACACAAAGCAACATGAATGTGGGAAAGATAGAAAAGCTGTTGAGGAACATAAATACGATGCCTTAGTTCCACAACCAGCAAAAACAGAGGCTGTAGATAAGAAGGACCCACAGagcaaagacaaagaaaaaatgtcttcacCTCCATCAGAAAAGATGTTGGAAACTGATTCACAGCAGAAAGGGGAAGCCAGTTTTGCAGAACCTGCTGCCGCCAAACCTCCTGCTTCCCAAGAACAAAAGGACTTGTCATCTCAACTGCCTAAAGGGAGCAGGACAGAAGAAAGGACTGCAGATGTGCCCTCATCAACCAACCAAGTTATGTCTATCAAATTTCAAGACGACCTTAAAGATGTCCAAGGTGTTGCCATCAGCCATGGCCAAAATTCTCTATTGCTACCAGAACCCAAAGCAGAAGCAGCCAAAATTGAGCTTCCTTCAGGCCCATCTCCTGTTGTCCCCCAGGAGTTTTTGCTCAAAGACGCCTTCAATACAAAACAGGAGCCCACTGACCAACTGTTTGCTAAAGACCTCAGTAAAGATGAACAGATCCACAGAGACAGAACATTAGCTTTGCAAGAAGTCTCAGCACTAACTGTAGATGGCCTGAAAACACCAAGCACCCCGAAAATCCCTGcatggagggaggaaaaagataTGACCAAGGATGAGAGTGATGAGGAAGAAAGGTATGACTTCTATGATAAAGGGGAGGCTCAAATATTAGATGATGGGAAATTAACCACAAAATCTGAAGTTGAGACACTTTCCTTAGACAAAGTAGACTTTCAAAAGGATGATGAAGCTAAAAGGCCACGTGATActgtcagaacagaaaaagaaatggaccAAAGTGGGCTCCCAGCAACGAGAGACATAGAAAAGGAGGTACAACCAAGCATACAGGTACTCCCAGCCAAGTTAAGCCATGAACTGACTCCTGAGAAAACAATAGAGCACCCTGAAACCACTCAATTATCCAGAGTAATAACGAAAGCCCCTGAGGCACCACATTTTGCCACTGAAAAGACTTGTActcttgaagaaaaatatgctaAAAAAGATACCAAGGTGAATAAGACAAGTGTTTCAGCTCCTCATCAAatgaaagaggaggaggatcaTTCAGgaatgtcaaaatattttgaaacctCTGCTTTGAAAGAGGAAGCATTCAAGGCAGATGGTCTGAAACAAGGCAGTGATTACTATGAGCTAAGTGACACTAAAGAGAGTATATATGAGCCTTATCAGAGAGGTCATCTAATAGCTGAagatggagaggaggaggaagaagaattACAGACAGAATTAAATCAGAAACAGACCATGCATGCTCATGAAATGGGGTACAGTACCCTGGCTCAGAGCTATACACCAGATGCATCCGAAGAACCCAGCTCCCCAACAGAAAGAATGTTCACTATTGACCCCAAAGTCTATGGGGATAAGAGAGAActtcacagtaaaaataaagatgatttAACTCTGAGCAGGAGCTTGGGACTTGGGGGGAGATCTGCAATTGAACAGAGAAGTATGTCTATTAACTTGCCCATGTCTTGCTTGGATTCAATAGCTCTAGGATTTAGCTTTGGTCGTGCACACGATCTTTCTCCCCTGGCTTCAGACATTCTAACTAACACTAGTGGAAGTATGGATGAAGGTGATGACTACATACCAGCAACCACACCAGCACTGGAGAGGCCCCCCTGCTTCCCCATTGATAGTAGAGAGGAAGATCAGCAcattgaagaagaaaaagcaatacCAGAAGAAAAAGTCCAGCCTGAGACCTTGGCCGAATCATCTTTCCAGGCCAAGGATTATTACAAAAATGGGGCTGTCCTGGCTCCTGACCTGCCTGAAATGTTAGACTTGGCAGGGACAAGATCTAGATTAGCCTCTGTGAGTACAGATGCTGAGGTGGCACAGAAGAAGCCAGTTCCTTCTGACACTGTTGTGGAAGacaacagcacagccctgccagccatggcagatgaaaaCCATGTAATTCTAAAAGCTGAAAGTCAGCTGGAAGACTTGGGCTACTGTGTTTTCAATAAGTACACAGtcccactcccttctccagttCAGGACAGTGAGAATTTAACGAGTGAAACCTGTCCCTTCTACGAAGGCACAGATGAAAAATTGAGACGCAGCCTGGCTCCTGACCTGTCTTTAATAGAAGTGAAgctggcagctgctgaaaaatcaaaagaatTCCTTGGTGAAAAGGACTTAGGTCAGCATGGTGAGTCCATTCTGGTGAGGGACTttgagcaggagaaaaaagagaagctgGATACTGTGCTAGAAAGGAGTGAAGATCAAGCTGACTCTAAAGAGGTCTGTCCCACTaaaggagcagagccagagaaaATGAGAGATGAGGCAAcatcagaaaggaaagaagaaaacgTGGCTGGTAAAGTTCATTTACCTGGTGATACCATGTATGACAGAAAATCTGCTTCAGAGATAGCAATAGAAAAGGATTCTGTTTCTTTGTTGATAGAGAAAGAGAAGACTCTCAGTGTTGTTCCTGAAATAGCTGAGATAGAAGCTCCAGTTAAACCAGATTACAATGCTATAAAGCACGATATGGAAGTAGCTGCAAGGAGAGCTGACCAGGAACATCAGAGTCAGTTAGATGCTAAGATTGGTGGGGGTGTTTCCCTCTCTTCGGAGAAGGACAAAGCCTCTGCTGAAAGAGCAGAGCCTGAACCTAAAGACACTCAGCAGAAAGATGAGAGCATGTTCTCCAAGGAAGCAAAAGATTCAGATGTACTTTCCAAAACTGAGCCTAGTTACATGAAGGATGGCACCAAACtgtcagaaacagaaattaaggaaaaagtAACTAAGCCAGATCTGGTACATCAAGAGGCAGTTGATAAAGAGGAGTCTTATGAATCTAGTGGAGAGCATGACCAAGCCCAAGAAGGTTTGAATGGAGAATCTGTGAAACCAGAGGATATCAAAGCAGAAACTCCAAAACTTCCCATGTCTGGGCAAGAGATGCCTGCAAAGGAGACTTCTGTGGAGCATCTCCTTTCAAAAGCTGAGTGTCTCCAGGAAGAGCCTCCTGAGATTCAGATGGAGAGCATACCACAGCCTGCAGAAGGAGCTGAAAAGATTCCTGATGTGGCTATGAAACTTACGGAAACCCAAAAGCTTCTGCCATGTGACGTGGCACCTGGGGCCACAAAGGAAGAAGAACGTGAAGAAGAAGAGACTGAAgtacagcaagaagaaaaagaagaggataAGCAGCATCTGGTATCAGAAATGCCCGCAGGCTTCAGGGAGCTTGCTGCTGAAGAAATGCTAGCCAAGGGTAGCCCAGAAGCACTGCCTGAACTGAAAGGCATTATTGAATCAGTGGTGACAGTTGAGGATGACTTTATCACAGTGGTGCAGACGACAGTTGATGAGGGTGAATCTGCTTCTCACAGTGTGCGCTTTGCTGCTACTCAACAGGAAGACATTGAAACAGGAGATTCTCAGGCCGAAGAGGAACTGGAAGTTGAAGAAATGGAAATTGAGCCCAAGGAGGGCTCCCCAGAGGCTCCTGCTTCACCCCAGAGAGAAGAAATCCTGCTCACTGACTACAAGACAGAGACATTTGATGATTACAAAGATGAAACAACAATTGATGACTCCGTCATGGACACAGACAGTCTCTGGGCAGACACTCAAGGTGTGCATTATCctttctgttttgtctgttGAATATTTTTGCTTCCAAGTAATAATGattgaaaaacaaatttattaCAGTTATAATAGTAATCTCTGCatgtttcagaaaaatgctaaaatagtatgcctttttttttgttaattgtATGTGCTGTCTTCAACTATtatttccctgctccagcacagtaTTGTTAACATTTGTTACTAatcttttgtttgttgttaCAATTTGCTCTGATCCTACAGATGATGATAGGAGCATCATGACTGAACAGTTAGAGACTGTTCCTAaagaggagaaggcagagagagaatTGCGAAGATCATCTCTCGATAAGcataaaaaagagaaaccttttaaaactgggagaggcaggattTCTACtcctgaaaggaaaatagctAAAAAGGAACCTAGCACACTCTCCAGAGATgaagtgagaaggaaaaaaggttcATATAACACTCCctattacaatattttttttattttcttcctaatttacAGTACTATCCAATTACTGTTGTAGATTGTATGCATCATAACAATATAAGTTATGGTGGTTTTAAATGAGACATTGTACAAATATATGAGAAGCCATGTGCAAGGCTCACTGCTCCACTGGTCCTGTTTCACAGTAGACATCCCCACTGACCACTGTGTAACACATCTGAGTTAATGCACTAGTGCTTCCCCTCCTCTAATGTAGGGTTTGATCTGTTACTCCCAGTAAAAGCAATGCATTGCATTGGAGTTGTGGAGCAGTGGGCCTGCCACTTGATGTATCATATGAAACTgttcactgttttttttcctgattctatgtttttgtgttctttttgcCCATAGCAGTGTATAAGAAAGCTGAACTTGCTAAAAAAACTGAAGTTCAGGCCCACTCTCCCTCCAGGAAAATCATTTTAAAACCTGCTATCAAATATACTAGACCAACTCATCTCTCCTGTGTTAAACGGAAGCAGACAGGTGACTGCGTTCTGTTCAGTTATGCAATGTGGCTGGCAAACattgacattttcttttgtaaatcTCATGGCTATAGCAGCttctctattattttttttctctagtaaTATCAAGCTTcacaaatagtattttttttttagtgttttgtaccattttttcttttcttctttctttgctg comes from the Pithys albifrons albifrons isolate INPA30051 chromosome 8, PitAlb_v1, whole genome shotgun sequence genome and includes:
- the MAP2 gene encoding microtubule-associated protein 2 isoform X1, which produces MAEDRKDESKAPHWTSGQLTEASSHPHSPEIKDQGGAGAGLARSANGFPYQDDEGPRLGGHEQLGTYAQTKENGINGEVSSGDRETAEEVSARIVQVVTAEAVAVLKGEQEKEAQHKDQPGPLPLAVEESANLPPSPPPSPASEQTGALEEDLLAATKMEFHVQEVARPFAAGPLDTKQHECGKDRKAVEEHKYDALVPQPAKTEAVDKKDPQSKDKEKMSSPPSEKMLETDSQQKGEASFAEPAAAKPPASQEQKDLSSQLPKGSRTEERTADVPSSTNQVMSIKFQDDLKDVQGVAISHGQNSLLLPEPKAEAAKIELPSGPSPVVPQEFLLKDAFNTKQEPTDQLFAKDLSKDEQIHRDRTLALQEVSALTVDGLKTPSTPKIPAWREEKDMTKDESDEEERYDFYDKGEAQILDDGKLTTKSEVETLSLDKVDFQKDDEAKRPRDTVRTEKEMDQSGLPATRDIEKEVQPSIQVLPAKLSHELTPEKTIEHPETTQLSRVITKAPEAPHFATEKTCTLEEKYAKKDTKVNKTSVSAPHQMKEEEDHSGMSKYFETSALKEEAFKADGLKQGSDYYELSDTKESIYEPYQRGHLIAEDGEEEEEELQTELNQKQTMHAHEMGYSTLAQSYTPDASEEPSSPTERMFTIDPKVYGDKRELHSKNKDDLTLSRSLGLGGRSAIEQRSMSINLPMSCLDSIALGFSFGRAHDLSPLASDILTNTSGSMDEGDDYIPATTPALERPPCFPIDSREEDQHIEEEKAIPEEKVQPETLAESSFQAKDYYKNGAVLAPDLPEMLDLAGTRSRLASVSTDAEVAQKKPVPSDTVVEDNSTALPAMADENHVILKAESQLEDLGYCVFNKYTVPLPSPVQDSENLTSETCPFYEGTDEKLRRSLAPDLSLIEVKLAAAEKSKEFLGEKDLGQHGESILVRDFEQEKKEKLDTVLERSEDQADSKEVCPTKGAEPEKMRDEATSERKEENVAGKVHLPGDTMYDRKSASEIAIEKDSVSLLIEKEKTLSVVPEIAEIEAPVKPDYNAIKHDMEVAARRADQEHQSQLDAKIGGGVSLSSEKDKASAERAEPEPKDTQQKDESMFSKEAKDSDVLSKTEPSYMKDGTKLSETEIKEKVTKPDLVHQEAVDKEESYESSGEHDQAQEGLNGESVKPEDIKAETPKLPMSGQEMPAKETSVEHLLSKAECLQEEPPEIQMESIPQPAEGAEKIPDVAMKLTETQKLLPCDVAPGATKEEEREEEETEVQQEEKEEDKQHLVSEMPAGFRELAAEEMLAKGSPEALPELKGIIESVVTVEDDFITVVQTTVDEGESASHSVRFAATQQEDIETGDSQAEEELEVEEMEIEPKEGSPEAPASPQREEILLTDYKTETFDDYKDETTIDDSVMDTDSLWADTQDDDRSIMTEQLETVPKEEKAERELRRSSLDKHKKEKPFKTGRGRISTPERKIAKKEPSTLSRDEVRRKKAVYKKAELAKKTEVQAHSPSRKIILKPAIKYTRPTHLSCVKRKQTAAGGETNQAPGVFKQAKEKLSTASLSKIPASKSRAKSLLPPRPSSACSLTTKMATFLDRDSYYVRPSSAGPGDSKSDIKDGVSKSPEKRSSLPRPSSILPPRRGVSGDRDREENSLSLTSSLSSSVRRTTRSEPIRSRTGKSGTSTPTTPGSTAITPGTPPSYASRTPGTPGTPSYSRTPHTPGTPKSAILVPTEKKVAIIRTPPKSPATPKQLRVINQPLPDLKNVRSKIGSTDNIRYQPKGGQVRILNKKIDFSDIQSRCGSRDNIKHSAGGGNVQIVTKKIDLSHVTSKCGSLKNIHHKPGGGRVKIESVKLDFKEKAQAKVGSLENAHHVPGGGNVKIDSQKLNFREHAKARVDHGAEIITQSPGRSSVASPRRLSNVSSSGSINLLESPQLATLAEDVTAALAKQGL